The genomic window GTTTCATTTTAGATTCTGAAAGTCTTATGTAATCCAGTAGTATCTTTCAGTCATACTGTTTGTGAACTCACTTACCTGGTGGTATGAGATCTTCTGTGTGAGAGTATGCACTGGAGAAGGACTGATGGCCAACCCTCTAGTCGGTATTAAAGGTTCAAAGAGAGGGAAGGGACAAGCCCCATGCTGGAGAGCCCTAGCACAAAAATATCACTGCTATTTATTTCAATGTGTAATCCTTTAGGACAGGGCTTCTTCCTTTGAACACCCTGAGAAAAATGGCAATGACAAGAGGCACTTCCTAGATTCTAGGGCCTAGATTATTAACTGAGAATTTCTGTGAGTCTGAAGGCAGAGGGGTGAAGAAGTAATGCCCAAACTAATCAATCCTTACACCTGTTTACTCCAAATCTTCACCCAAAAAGCTATTGTGCTACTCTGATTTTATCTGTGAGGACAACTGCAGCAGAGATACGGCTCACCATTCCGGTACTTGCTGTGAGAAGGCAGACAACAGCAATCAGTTTTCTCAAATAACCTACTCAGAGTCATTCAGCCAGCCACACCCCCACCAGGAACCACTTCAAAATTGCTCCCTATGTTCCCTGGGACTTTTacctttctgattttttaaattattacctaaaaacaataaaagtaaaacattccaatcaaaatacaacaaaacttTACATGGTTTTATTATACATAACTGTTATTGAAAGCAAACTTTATACAAAAAGTTTTATACAGATAAAAAAAATCCTTGGCTAGGTAAAGCcattttatgtgtgtgcatacacagaaacacacatacatatatatacacacagtattTTACatcattatacatatttataaatacattatttaaattattttacaatatacCAAAACAAGGAGAGGCaattataaaagcaaataaaaaatggatGAACACTTGAACTAAATAGTCACTAAGTTTAAAATGctacaaaactatttttttaatctacaaagtcatttctttaaaatatcaaaactaAGATTTCAATACATCACTGTTGCTTTCATTTTGATAAGTtctaatatgtttaaaaataaatattttgaccAAAAACAGATAAGCAAATCAGAGTGATGACTAGAACAAGCTGAACATGCTGATGTGAAATTAGAGTCACTGAGTAATTACAAATGTAGATTATCATCTGGTAATCAAAAAGGTGACAAACCTCCCTCTAGTGCTCATTTAAAACATGAGGAATTTGAAGCTTCTGTGTAGTATGCAATATCAATTAAGAGTCCCAGGAATTCAGCAACTTATCTGTAATGTAAGAAAATGCTAAagttattattctatttttctgataGGACTATGTCATAATATGTTACCTTAAATGAGCTCCATTTAGACAATATTGGTGTTTAATAAACTAGCTTTCTCATCTTCCAATtggtctcaaaattaaaaaaaaaaactagcttttGCAATCAGTTTGGTAACTATCATTATACTTTGATattgataaaaatttaataagaCTATAGTacttgtggggaaaaaaatcaattaagagGTAAGCTACCAATAAAATAACACACAATATGTGCTATCCTGCAAGCAAAGAAAATCTCAAATATCAAATTCATTAAACGGTTTAAGATTTTTGGCCAGAtgcagtagcttatgcctgtaatcccagcactttgggaggccaaagcagatggatcgcttgagtccaggagttcgagaccagcctgggcaacacagcaaaaccccatctctatttaaaagaaTTTACATTCTCTTCACAAGAGAATCATAACATtaaggtaaaaaaaaagaaacttgaatttCTTAAAGGCAGCAAAAATCTTAAAAAGCACAGTTAATCTAAAAGATAATCAAGCCACTGTTGCCCAGTTCTTTAGaataagcttttttaaaaaaacgttcTTTAGAATAAGCTTCTTCTCCAAATTCCCCATTATTTAAGCTTACATTCTGTTGTGTGCGTGttttgttcaagtgattctcctgcctcaggctcccagtaggtgggattacaggcatgttcccaccatgcccagctaatttttgtaattttggtagagaggAAGtatcatcatgttggccgggctagtctcgaactcctgaattcaggtgatccacccaccttagcctcccaaagtgctaagattacaggcatgagccactgcacccggccacattcTGAATTATACAAAGAGAAATTTAACAttataatcacttgaacccgagaggcagaggttgcagtgagctgcgaccatgccactgcactccagcctgggcaacagagtgagactgtctcaaaacaaacaaacaaacaaacaaagaaatttaaCATCATAGTAAACTACTACACAATTTTGAAGATCTCACTAGCACTGTGCTCCATGTCCAAatctagttttttggttttttttttttcttttctttctgtgaaggcagagtctcactctgtctttcaggctggagtgtagtggtacaatcttggctcaccgcaatctccgcctcccaggtttaagcgattctcatgcctcagactcccaagtagctgggattacagaaaggtgccaccatgcctagctaatttttgtattttttgtagagacggggttttaccatgttggccaggctggtatagaactcctggcctcaagtgatccgcccacctcggcctcccaaagtgctgggattacaggcatgccactgtgcctggctctgtaTGTCCAAATATCGTTTCTATTCAGATTTAATTcaaacttcatttaaaattgcATGTTTTGCATTCAAATAATTGGGACagcaaatcaattaaaaatattgtgatacattaaatatctttaaaattttgcttaCATAAAAATCCAAAAGATTTAAGCAATTGGCtgagatcttagagaaaaaaacCTGCTGGTAATTTATTTACTTCCTTAggttttagagactgggtctcactatattgcccaggttggagtgtattggttattcacaggcacaatcctAGTATCCTAGCCTCAgatttctaggctcaagcaatcctcttgcctcagcctctcgagtagctgggactataggagggtaccaccacgcccagccttctgctgctaatttaaatattattgctCTAATAAACCTGTATTGTACAAGAATGACTTGTACGACaggtacaaaaacaaaaactgaggaaacATGTCTGTGAACATTAACAATTTAATATGGTAAATCATGTCATCAATTTAGATGACGATAGACTTTATGTTTTGTACCTTAATTAGCACTAATTAAAAATGTGAGAAATATTAAATTACCATCACTACACAGACTTCACTGCTTATGAACCACATACTGCTATTCAAGAAcgtttgattttatatttatctataaaaACTTTATTATTAATCAAATGGATTTCCCCCCACCTTAGGCTCATCAGCAATCAGAAGGTTGAGGAGAGATGCCATGCTGATCTGAACTGCAGCAGGCTTCACTCTGAGCACGTCCCTGTGGATGAGGTCACCTTAGATGCCTGCTCGAGCAACCATCCTCCAACCTGTGACTGAAGCAGGAACTCAACTGGATGTCTCTCACCCACTATTCACATCTTCAATGACTAACAGGCCATTAACTGCACAACTACAGtgtcaaacatttattttagtagTCTCCTGTAGTGTAACCATTAACTACCTGCATTTTGACTTTTCAAAGAGCTTCATTAGCTGCTGGAATCTTTCTGAgacctgaaaatttaaaaatgagtgttAATTATAAATACCTCGTAatcttttctcatctttgaaGAATACTTTCATAAGACAGctaaagacagaaaaagtcaCCTTCAATAACAAAGAGGTAAAGTAATGtttagaaaaatatcttcatggccgggtgtggtggctcatgcctgtaatcccagcactttgggaggcccaggcaggcggatcatctgaggtcaggagttcgacaccagcctgaccaacatggagaaactccgtctctactaaaaatacaaaattagccaggcatggtggtgcatgcctgtaatcccagctactcgggaggctaaggcagaagaatcgcttgaacccaggaggcagaggttgcagtgagccaagatcacgccattgcactccagcctgggcaacaagagcgaaactccatttcaaaaaagaaaaaaatcttcatactAAAGGTGATTATTAGTTAATTTTTCAATaccgaactttttttttttttgagatggagtttcactcttgttgcccaggttggacaatggcgcgatctcggctcactgcaacctccgcctcccaggttcaagtgattctcctgccttagcctcccgaggagctgggattacaggcatacgccaccacgcccagctaacttttttgtatttttagtagagatggggtttctccgtgttggtcaggctggtcttgaacttgcgacctcaggtggtccacctgcctcagcctcccaaagtgctgggattataggtgtgaaccaccacgcccggtcttttttttttttttttttttgagacggagtctcgctctgtcgcccaggctggagtgcagtggcgcgatctcggctcactgcaagctccgcctcccgggttcacgccattctcctgcctcagcctcccgagtagctgggactacaggcgcccacaaccgcgcccagctaattttttgtatttttagtagagacggggtttcaccgtggtctcgatctcctgaccttgtgatccgcctgcctcggcctcccaaagtgctgggattacaggtgtgagccaccgcgcccggccttttttttttttttttttaagagacagagtctagctctgtcacccagactggagtgtacaGTGTGAAGagcatagcttactgtaacctgggcccaagcaatcctcccagctcggcctcccaaagtgctgggattacaagcattaaTATTTCTTAAGCAAACATCAGTTTACAAAACAATCAGGATTGTCCCAGTCATACTTCTTCCACAGTTACCAAGTTTTTAACAATCCTACACTGAGAGGCTGGCTAATAAATATCTACATATTCTAACACTCAAAAAGTAAATCTAAGCCAGCCCAAGAGTTCaaatctagcctgggcagcataatgagACTCCAactctcaaaacatttttttcacaccagtaatcccagcactttgggaggctgaggttagcaGATCATAAgaggcccagagttcaagaccagcctggccaacacagcaaaactctgtctctccagtaatctactaaaaatacaaaaaattagctgggtgtagtggcacacacctgtaatcccagctacttgggtggctgaagcacaagaatcacttgacccaggaggtggtggttgcagtgagtcaagatcacgccattggatTCCAGCAGggtcaacaaagtgagactgtctcaaaaaaaaaacaaaaacaaaaaaacaaacaaaaaaaactgagtgaaactaactttaatttaaaaaaaaacttcgccgggcacggtggctcaagcctgtaatcccagcactttgggaggccgagaagggcggatcacgaggtcaggagatcgagaccagcctggctaacacggtgaaaccccgtctctactaaaaatacaaaaaactagccgggcgaggtggcgggcgcctgtagtcccagctattttgggaggctgaggcaggagaatggcgtaaacctgggaggctgagcttgtagtgagctgagatccggccactgcactccagcctgggtgacagagcgagactctgtctcaaaaaaaaaataataataaaaaaaaaaataaaaataaaaaaaacttcaatctaaacatttatttatttactttgtctgtctgaaacagggtctcactctgtctcaggctgctgtgcagtggcatgatcacagctcactgcagcctcaacctcctgggctcaagcgatccatttgcctcagcctcctgagtagctgggactacaggtgcatgttaccatgccctactaatttttttggtttttgtagagacatggtctcactatgttggccttgaactcctgggctcaagcgatcctccctcctcagcctcccgagtagctgagaccacaggtgcacatgaCAGCacccactaatttttaaaaatttttctgtagaggcagaggtcttaccatgttgcctggatggtcttgaactcctggcttcaagggatcctctcgccttggctgtgctgggattataggtgggagccaccacactcagcctaaaTTTTAAGTATTTAGAGTAATAACATCTGTGAACCAATAGAGATGTAAAAATTGGGTAGTTACCTGATTTGGATTTTTATCCAACTTGGTGGCTAAATatgcaaatgttttaaatgatgGCCCTCTTTTCTGACACTCCAGTAAAATTTCCCGGTCATCATttctgaggaggaaaaaaatggtatttAGTCTTAGTACACTGTAGTAGAAAGGTAATGAAAATCCCACTGCCTTAAAGTCCACCAACCAGGGAAATTTAAACCCATAGGAAAAAgtgtatatatcaaaatatgGACAATGGGTATCTCTGAGAAATAAGATTTAGATGATTTTGCTCTATGAGTTCATATGTATTCTATAACAAACGTACTGATTTATTTTCCCAATAACaaaattaaagtatttctttttaattttacctttaatGTATACACTAAAAAACTTAGGGCCCAAAGACAGTCACAGACATACTAAGCAGAAGAACCAGAACTAAAATAGAATCCACATCTCCTAATTCCCAGACCTCTGCTTTTACTACATACTCTGACCAAATGTGTATTAATACAATTGCTGAGATTTTATACTGCCATCTGCAAAGTTACCTGAAATGGGGATTTGAGGACCGTGGAATTAACAAAACTGATCACCAGTTTTCACAAAATTAAGCTTCTCTCATTAAGCATTCTAGTCAAGTATATCTACCTCTAGTCCAATGATTCATAACTGTGGTTACTTTTACATCTGAATGGGGTCTTGATTTCCTTAAACAGTTCATATAAAACTCATAAGTgtacgggcatggtggctcatgcctataatccagcacttcaggaggtgggcggatcacctgaggtcaggagttcgagaccagcctgaccaacatggagaaaccccgtctctactaaaaatacaaaattagctgggcgtggtggcatgcccctgtaattccagctactcaggaggcagaggttgcagtgagccaagatggtaccactgcactccagcctgggcaacaaaagtgaaactctttgtctcaaaacaaacaaaaaccctcaaaatTACAAATGGTTTACAAAACTGTAAACTTTACTAATttggaagaaaaatcaaattattaggttgctgcaaaagtaattgtggttttgcacCAACTTGTACCAACACTCCCATTTTTGGCTGTTTCATCACTTGTCATTCCCTCTAAGATGTGCTTACACCAGTTCCTTCcaaatgaaataattgtttttaatttaaaaagtgaagttaaaacacactttttcactttttttcacttcacttttttctttttaacttcacACTAGAGCTTTTCAAAGTGAAAACTTCTATCCATGGTGCTACTGCACACCTCTGGTTAAGAGCCACTGTTCTAGACTGTACAACAGTACAGCAGGACTGTACTCTAGAATGTATCTTCAACTAAATTTGGCCACTTTTGAAgtcatcattttctttattttgggatAAAGTTATGAAGACATGACAGATTAGGTatctttaggtttttgttttttttttttgagacagggttttgctctgtcacccaggctggagtacaatcgcctcccagctcccaggctcaagtgatcctcctgcctcagcctcccaagtagctgggaccacaggcctgcaccacaacacctggctaatttttgtattttttttttcttttttttgagacggagtcttgctctgttgcccaggctagaatgcagtggtgctatctcggctcactgcaagctccgcctcccgggttcctgccgttctcctgcctcagcctcctgagtagctgggactacaggcgcgtgccaccacgcccggctaaatttttgtatttttagtagacacggggtttcactatgttagccaggatggtctcgatctcctgacctcgtgatctgcccgcctcggcctcccaaagtgctgggattacaagcgtgagccaccgcgcccagccctaatttttgtattttttatagagacataaATTTGccttgttgctcaagctggtcccaaactcctgggtttgggacctgggctcaagtgatccacctgccttagtgtcccaaagtattgggattacaggcatgagccaccatgcccagccagacagATTAGATTTCTGAGCTCAAAATTTCCTGGTGATTTAAATGCCTCACAAGATTCTTACCTTGTCCATAAAATGAtaatttctcccttctttttaaTAACATTCTTTGCAGAAAGGCTCGTAGAAGTGGCAAGTGCTGTTGATGAATCCTTAATCCCTGGGGTTGCCTTTAATGATGAGGGATCTTTATTCACAGGAGGGGCCCTCTTCTTACTGGCTTTCTTTCGGTGAGCTTCAGTATTCTCACAAGAATCTTGGGTAGGTTTCTTGGTCTTTTCCTTATTGGTTAAGtctgtttcctttctttgttttttatgagAATGATTTAGATCAGAAaggtttcttctctttttgtgaGCATTATGCAAAGTCCCAGGCAACTCCGAGTTAACACAATTTGATCCTAGCTCTGATtttaattcatccttttttacTTCACATGAACTGGGAGATTCTGTGGTCAAGTCGATATAGGTTTCCTCAACAATGCACTCCAAaggcctgtttgccatttgtgccTTTTCTTCCTTACAATTATCTTCATCTACCTGTATCACCCCACATCCCAAGTCTTCAACAGCTAATTCAGGATGATTACCTTCACTTTTAGTCTCACTTGAAGCATCTTGTGTCAAATCAATAAAAGCACCTACAGTATCAGCCTGCAAAGAATTGTCTAATATTTGAGCACTTTGATTTAAATTGCCTCCAGAACATCCCAACTGATCAATGTTTAAAACTGTTACTTCTATGAATTCCCCCAAGTTTTTGGTTTCAGTGACTGGATCTTTCGTTAGATCTATGTATGTGTTTGGAAGATGATCCCCGACAGAGTGTGAGATTTCTTCCACTGAAGGCAATTCTTCAATGCTTTCAGGCACTTTTGTTTCCCATACTTGATGCAATTTGAAACATTCATCAGACACTTCATCACGATGACCCATCTTACCTGAAGCATCTTTAAGAAATTCATATATATCAGGAACCTGTGTTTGTATCATAGAGCTCTGTTCTTCATGAGTTGACTTGCTATTATCAACATTTTTGTTGGAATTTTCCAATTCCTCCACAGATTTAAAAACTGTGTTCTGACATGAAATATATTCTTTATCTGCTCCTTCATCAGCTTCCTTTCCATGTCTGGGCAAAGATGTCAATGATTCATCAGGCATCATACTCTGTTTAAGACCAGAAGAGGTAGATGGTGTTGCACGTCgtattttcacaataaaatgatCATTGGACTTTTCCATTATGACGGCATGCATAGGTAGATTAGGGTGGTACTGAAAGCCTGGAGCAACAGATCGGCTTGTCCAGGAAGAAGAACAACTTGATTTACTGCTTGAATTATCAGACTCCAGAGCTAAATGAATATCTTGCTCAGATGCATCCTCTTCCTCAAGTAATGCATCTTCACTAAAATGAGCACTAATGACTTCTTCAGGAGTTGAACTAGACGAAACATCAGGCTTTAAAAAACTGAGATGACCATCTGACTTCAGAGGTGATGGTACTGTTAAAGAGACTGCTAGATCTTCAAAAAGTATGGAAGAAACGCAGGGCTTGCTCTTTTCTACACTACACACATTATCTTTACTTAAAGGTAGGTTAGTAGACACTTCAAACATACAACTTTCATCCAACACATCAGGATGAACTGGCAATGAAAGCCCTGAAGACAGAGACGGACCTTTCTCAGATGATAATAATGACCAAttatcatcactaatcattttAGGACATGGAGAAGCCACCCCTGAAACTAGCTCTTCTGTTGTACAAGCTGGTATAGACTCGCACTTAAGAGTCTCTAGCAACTGCTTCTCCGGAGTCTTTAACTCCCACTCACTTTTTTCAGTACAGTTAACACTACTATCTAAAAGATCAGAACCTTGcaacaaacttttaaatatttcacccATTTGTGCATCACTCACTAAATTAAAAGTAAGGCTAGATGCTTGCTGTTCAGTAAGAATCTCAAAACTTCGTTCTGGCTTCAAAGTTGCATGCTGGGATGTCTGTGCATCCTCTATActgcttccttcatttttttctgactttgggGTGCTTGAACAGTGTAGTTCCAAGGAGCGCTCTTCGGATTGAGAGTTCTTTGTATTATCAAAGcagttgttaaaattttttttactgtcaTGCTTTACAGTGTTAATACTGGAGTTATTTTGGTCTTGATATTTTTCCTCAGACTTTTTACATCCCACTAAAGACTTATAATGAACACAGTCTtctgattttgataatttttctttcgGCAATTCTTTGTTGGAGTTGTACCCACTCCCTTTCTGACCATCTGAATACTGTGCATTCTGTTTACTTGTTTTTTCAGGTTTGCCTTCATCACTATCTCTTCCAAAGTTTTTGGAATCACAAAACTGAACTAAGATTTTCTTAAGCTTTGCAAACAAATAATCAAGTTGGTCATCTACAaatttccacaatttttttttcatatctggTAGCTGCTGTTCAAATAAACGATCAACTATGCCATTCTTTTTAACTTGCTTAAGTTTAGACTCTATAACATCACAGAGATTCTTCTGTAAGGTAGTCACTGACTTACAGATTTTGTGTAAGTTGAGATGTTTAATTAGAGATGTAAAACTCAAAATTGCTGACTCAATAATTCTATGAAATTGTATTAATGAAAATTTTGccttgaatttcatataatttttcctTACATGTTTTCTTATCATTCGTAACATGTGCATGATCTCTTGTTCAGAAGAGGGTACAGCAATAATTGGAACTATTTTTTCCAAGCTGGAAGTGCTCATCACTTTATCTTTCTTCTCCGTTTTTGAAGATCTGCTAGATTTATCAGGTCTTTTATTCCATTTGTTATTGGTCTGATGGATTCTTACATGTGTTTTCCTACTGTCTTTATCCAGACCCACAGTACTTTTCCCATGTCGTGGGATAGTCTTTGACTTCCGCACATCAGCCGACGCTCTAGGCttggaatttttttcaaaacattctTGTGGTTTAGATGTTTCACTATCACTTCTAATTTCCCCTTCTTCTAATTCATCTAATGGTGAATTCTTACATATGTCTGCTTCTGTACATTTGTCAGATTTGTAAATTGGCTTTTGATTTTCCTTATTGAGATCAGACTGACTCTTAGAGGTAGAATGAGCTGAATTTCGTAAAAACACATctgtagaagagaaaaatatattaaatacatttatagaagataaaaatatattaaagtttaGTCATTGACATGTCCATATTAAATATTACatgtaacaaaaaattaaatactgagGCAATTCACTATTTTACTAGTTCTTTTTGAAGCAGAATGTTAATGCCTAATACTTGCATCATTGATTTTGTTTTGAGAAgccttgctgtgttacccaggctggagtgcagtggtgcaatcttggctcactgtaacctctacctcctgggttcaagccaattctcctgcctcagcctccctagtagctgggacgacaggcgccggcccccatgcccagctaatttttgtattttcagtagagacagggtttcaccatgttggccaggctggtctcgaactcctgacctcatgatccacctgccgcagcctcccaaactgctaggattacatgtgtgagccaccacgcctggcctgtatcTCTGGCTTTTATTGGTCTTAAAAAGTGctcagggccgggcatggtggtgggtgcttgtaatcccaggtacttgggaggctgaggcaggagaatcacttgggctgggaggcagaagttgcagtgagctgagaccacgccactgcactgcagcctggtgacacagtgagactctgtctcagaaaaaaaaaaaagaaacaaaaaaacaactctggctgggtgtgggggctcacgcctgtaatcccagcactttgggaggccaagacgggcagatcacaaggtcaggagttcgagaccagcctggccaatatggtcaaaccctatctctactaaaaaaaaaaatacaaaaattagctgggagtggtggcacgtgcctgtagttctagctacttgggaggctgaggcaggagaattgcttgaactcaggaggcggaggttgcagtgagccaagatcacaccattgcactccagcctcagagtgaggcttcatctaaaaaaaaaaacacgcacaCAAAAAACCTTCCATGTGCACGTCTAGATAACAGGGGCTGAGTAATacgctgctttttttttttgatacagagtcttgctctgtcacccaggctggagtacagtggcacaatctctgctcactgcaagctccacctcctgggttcacgccattctctttcctcagcctcctcagtagctgggattacaggcacttgccaccaggcccggctaatttttttgtatttttagtagagacggggtttcactgtgtaagccgggatagtcttgatctcctgacctcttgatccacctgcctcagcctcccaaagtgctgggattacaggcatgagccactgtgcccggcctactttttaTGTTATCAAAAAAGAATATCACCAATTTATCTTATGTATTTTACATtctcaaaaaaagcaaagttATAGAATATAAACTATTACCTTTATGACTGTTATTATATACTGGAACTTGAGGTGGGCTTTCATTTCTAAGAACTTTTGCTACAGGTCTCACTGGACTATTCAGAGGGCTGATAGCTTCTGGAATAGGTCTCAGGTGATTAAGGTCAATGCTCAAAACCGAGTTATCATCATCATGATATACTGAGTTTGTTTCACCAGTTGCCATTCTGTGGTCCATTAACTCAGTCTGCTGAAGTGAAGAATCTAAAGTATCTTTAGGTAAGCAAGGCTCCAAATGACATGACTTACTCTCAACAAGTGGTGTAACTACAA from Macaca fascicularis isolate 582-1 chromosome 4, T2T-MFA8v1.1 includes these protein-coding regions:
- the CASP8AP2 gene encoding CASP8-associated protein 2 isoform X4, with translation MQGRPRWAERNRVVLGRAGRVSCRRGPVREGLLRKRLHGAVVPRVEVGGPWEARESEGVHLERPTSPLKNNDEGSLDIYAGLDSAVSDSASKSCVPSRNCLDLYEEILTEEGTAKEATYNDLQVEYGKCQLQMKELMKKFKEIQTQNFSLINENQSLKKNISALIKTARVEINRKDEEISNLHQRLSEFPHFRNNHKTARTFDTVKTKDLKSRSPHLDDCSKTDHRAKSDVSKDVHHSTSLPNLEKEGKSHSDKRSTSHLPISVEKHCTNGVWSRSHYQVGEGSSNEDSRRGRKDIRHSQFNRGTERVRKDLSPGCGDGEPRILEASQRLQGHPEKYGKGEPKTESKSSKFKSNSDSDYKGERINSSWEKETPGERSHSRVDSQSDKKLERQSERPQNINRKEVKSQDKEERKVDQKPKSVVKDQDHWRRSERASLPHSKNEITFSHNSSKYHVEERRGWEDCKRDRSVNSHSFQDGRCPSFLSNSRTHKNIDSKEVDAMQQWENTPLKAERHRTEDKRKRERESKEDNKHIRNEKRVPTEHFQKVNKETKKTTSDLKKQNEPKTDKGEVPDNGVSEGAHNKELAMKAENGPNETKNKDLKLSFMEKLNLTLSPAKKQPVSQDNQNKTTDVPKSSGVCDSESSVQAKTVAYVPSVSEHILGEASVSEHTMGETKSSLLEPKVALLAMTEPRIGISETKMEEENSLLVRSVDNTMHCEVPICGTETSFPSPMEIQQTESLFPSTGMKQTINNGRAAAPVVMDVLQTDVSQNFGLELDTKRNDNSDSCGISEGMEMKVALSTTVGETTESILQPSIEEADILPIMLSEDNNPKFEPSVVVTPLVESKSCHLEPCLPKDTLDSSLQQTELMDHRMATGETNSVYHDDDNSVLSIDLNHLRPIPEAISPLNSPVRPVAKVLRNESPPQVPVYNNSHKDVFLRNSAHSTSKSQSDLNKENQKPIYKSDKCTEADICKNSPLDELEEGEIRSDSETSKPQECFEKNSKPRASADVRKSKTIPRHGKSTVGLDKDSRKTHVRIHQTNNKWNKRPDKSSRSSKTEKKDKVMSTSSLEKIVPIIAVPSSEQEIMHMLRMIRKHVRKNYMKFKAKFSLIQFHRIIESAILSFTSLIKHLNLHKICKSVTTLQKNLCDVIESKLKQVKKNGIVDRLFEQQLPDMKKKLWKFVDDQLDYLFAKLKKILVQFCDSKNFGRDSDEGKPEKTSKQNAQYSDGQKGSGYNSNKELPKEKLSKSEDCVHYKSLVGCKKSEEKYQDQNNSSINTVKHDSKKNFNNCFDNTKNSQSEERSLELHCSSTPKSEKNEGSSIEDAQTSQHATLKPERSFEILTEQQASSLTFNLVSDAQMGEIFKSLLQGSDLLDSSVNCTEKSEWELKTPEKQLLETLKCESIPACTTEELVSGVASPCPKMISDDNWSLLSSEKGPSLSSGLSLPVHPDVLDESCMFEVSTNLPLSKDNVCSVEKSKPCVSSILFEDLAVSLTVPSPLKSDGHLSFLKPDVSSSSTPEEVISAHFSEDALLEEEDASEQDIHLALESDNSSSKSSCSSSWTSRSVAPGFQYHPNLPMHAVIMEKSNDHFIVKIRRATPSTSSGLKQSMMPDESLTSLPRHGKEADEGADKEYISCQNTVFKSVEELENSNKNVDNSKSTHEEQSSMIQTQVPDIYEFLKDASGKMGHRDEVSDECFKLHQVWETKVPESIEELPSVEEISHSVGDHLPNTYIDLTKDPVTETKNLGEFIEVTVLNIDQLGCSGGNLNQSAQILDNSLQADTVGAFIDLTQDASSETKSEGNHPELAVEDLGCGVIQVDEDNCKEEKAQMANRPLECIVEETYIDLTTESPSSCEVKKDELKSELGSNCVNSELPGTLHNAHKKRRNLSDLNHSHKKQRKETDLTNKEKTKKPTQDSCENTEAHRKKASKKRAPPVNKDPSSLKATPGIKDSSTALATSTSLSAKNVIKKKGEIIILWTRNDDREILLECQKRGPSFKTFAYLATKLDKNPNQVSERFQQLMKLFEKSKCR